TGCTGCTGCGGCTGCGGGACAAGGGCAACACGGTGCTCGTCGTGGAGCACAAGCCCGAGGTGATCGCGATCGCCGACCACGTCGTCGACCTCGGCCCGGGCGCCGGCACGGCGGGCGGCGCGGTCTGCTTCGAAGGGACGGTCGACGAGCTGCGGGCCGCCGACACCGTCACCGGCCGGCACCTCGACGACCGGGCCGGGCTCAAGGAATCGGTGCGCAAGCCGGCCGGCGCCCTGGAGATCCGCGGCGCCACGGCGAACAACCTGCGCGATGTCGACGTCGACATCCCGCTCGGGGTGCTGACGGTCGTCACGGGCGTGGCGGGTTCCGGCAAGAGCTCGCTGCTGCACGGCTCGCTGCCGAAGCAGGCGGGTGCCGCCGGCGCGGGTGTGGTGTCGGTCGACCAGGCCCCGATCCGCGGGTCGCGGCGGAGCAACCCGGCAACGTACAGCGGGCTGCTGGAGCCGATCCGCAAGGCGTTCGCGAAGGCCAACGGGGTGAAGCCGGCACTGTTCAGCGCCAACTCCGAGGGCGCCTGCCCGACCTGCAACGGCGCCGGCGTCGTCTACACCGACCTGGCGATGATGGCCGGTGTCGCCAGCACCTGCGAGGAGTGCGAAGGGAAGCGGTTCGACGCCTCGGTGCTGGAGTACCGCCTCGACGGCCGCGACATCAGCGAGGTGCTGGCGATGTCGGTGGCCGAGGCCGAGGAGTTCTTCGGTGCCGGTGAGGCGCACACCCCGGCCGCGCACCGCATCCTGGGCCGGCTCTCCGACGTCGGGCTGGGCTACCTCACCATCGGGCAGCCGCTCACCACGCTCTCCGGCGGCGAGCGGCAGCGGCTCAAGCTGGCCGCCCGCATGGCCGAGAAGGGCGGCGTCTACGTGCTCGACGAGCCGACCAACGGCCTCCACCTCGCCGATGTCGAACAGCTGCTCGGCCTGCTCGACCGGCTGGTCGACTCCGGCAAGTCGGTCGTCGTCATCGAGCACCACCAGGCGGTCATGGCGCACGCCGACTGGATCGTCGATCTGGGTCCGGGGGCCGGCCACGACGGCGGCCGGATCGTCTTCGAGGGGACGCCCGCCGACCTGGTCGCCGACCGCTCCACCCTGACGGGCGAGCACCTCGCGGCGTACGTCGGCGCCTGACCGGGCGGCGGCCGGTACGGCCGGACGGCAGCGGCCGGTACGGGTGGAGGACGGTAGGGGTGGACGGCCCGGCGGGCCGCGCCGGGTCAGTCGGCGAGGCCGAGCGGGTCGTCCACCCGGTCGAGGAGTTCGGGGCCGTTCGACCGGACGCTGTTCACCGCGGTGGACACCGCCCGCACCGTCAGGTCGCCGCCCGCCGGGGTGTGCAGCAGGTGGTGCAGGTCGGCGGGGTCGGAACGGTCGGGGTCGAGCCAGGCGTCCAGATCGGCCGGGCCGATGGTCAGCGGCATCCGGTCGTGGACGCGGCCCGCGCTGTCGGTGGCGTCGGTGGTGATGACGGTGGTCGTGGTCAGCCACGCCGCGGGGTCGTCGTCCGGGACGGAGCGGTCACGCCAGAACTCGTACAGGCCGGCCATCAGCATCACCGAGCCGGTGCTGAGGTAGTACGGCTGCTTGAAGGCCTTCCGTCCGGCGGTGGCTCCGACCGGCCGCCACTCGAAGTAGCCGTCCGCCGGGATGACGCAGCGGCGGGCGGCGAACGCCTTGCGGAAGGCCGGCTTCTCGTGGACCGTCTCCGACCTGGCGTTGATCATCCGGGCGCCGCCGGCCGGGTCCTTCGACCAGGACGGGATGAGGCCCCAGCGCAGCGGCCGCAGCTGCCGCACCACCTCGCCGGTCTCCCGGTCGACCCGCTCCAGCACCGCGGGCACCGGGTCGGTGGGTGCCACGTTCCAGCTCGGGGCGAGCGCCTCGGCCGGGTCCCAGCGCATCTCGCCGAGCAACCCGACCAGGTCGGTGGGTGTGGTGGTGGAGACGAAGCGGCCGCACATGCGTCCACC
This genomic window from Streptomyces sp. TLI_235 contains:
- a CDS encoding putative SOS response-associated peptidase YedK, whose translation is MCGRFVSTTTPTDLVGLLGEMRWDPAEALAPSWNVAPTDPVPAVLERVDRETGEVVRQLRPLRWGLIPSWSKDPAGGARMINARSETVHEKPAFRKAFAARRCVIPADGYFEWRPVGATAGRKAFKQPYYLSTGSVMLMAGLYEFWRDRSVPDDDPAAWLTTTTVITTDATDSAGRVHDRMPLTIGPADLDAWLDPDRSDPADLHHLLHTPAGGDLTVRAVSTAVNSVRSNGPELLDRVDDPLGLAD